A single Anopheles arabiensis isolate DONGOLA chromosome 2, AaraD3, whole genome shotgun sequence DNA region contains:
- the LOC120897937 gene encoding cell wall protein DAN4-like isoform X2, whose product MDLLRAVVLAALAVGMVTSGPVNDVRSGPIIIDAQLAAAAAKEGRLMYDGGAVQADDGQVANTPEIGFDDTPSTTTEEIPTTTEEITTTVEPTTTLEQTTTTAQPTTTLEPTTTTSEPTTTTEPITTTNEPTTTTELTTTTTEQTTTTTEPTTTTELTTTTSEQTTTTIESTTTTEPTTTTTAEQTTTSVQAPTTTTEEATTTTAQPATTTTAEPTTTVAQTTTTAAPTTTSTEAAPSTTTTAASTTSTTSEPSSTTTDAPVTDAPTTTTLEPETTTQGASSVASFGAALLTAVALANALRLH is encoded by the exons ATGGATCTTCTTCGTGCCGTGGTGTTGGCCGCCCTGGCCGTGGGAATGGTGACGAGTGGGCCGGTAAATGATGTGAG GAGTGGACCGATAATTATCGATGCTcaattagcagcagcagcagcaaaggaagGTCGTTTGATGTACGACGGTGGTGCGGTGCAAGCAGATGATG GGCAGGTAGCAAACACTCCAGAAATAGGGTTTGACGATACACCTAGCACGACGACTGAGGAGATACCTACGACAACTGAGGAAATTACTACGACCGTCGAACCAACAACGACTCTTGAGCAAACTACTACGACAGCACAGCCAACTACGACTCTGGAGCCAACAACCACGACATCAGAGCCAACAACAACTACTGAGCCAATTACTACAACAAATGAGCCAACTACAACTACTGAGctaactactact ACTACTGAGCAGACTACCACGACAACAGAGCCAACTACAACTACTGAGCTAACTACTACGACTTCTGAGCAGACTACCACGACAATAGAGTCAACTACAACAACTGAGCCAACTACTACGACCACTGCCGAGCAGACAACCACGTCCGTGCAGGCCCCTACCACCACAACGGAGGAGGCCACAACTACGACCGCTCAGCCTGCCACGACCACCACAGCTGAACCGACAACGACTGTCGCGCAAACTACTACCACCGCCGCGCCTACTACGACGTCTACAGAAGCGGCTCCGTCCACGACGACCACTGCAGCCAGCACGACATCGACCACATCCGAGCCATCGTCGACGACTACCGACGCGCCGGTAACCGATGCACCGACCACTACCACGCTCGAACCGGAAACGACAACGCAGGGCGCCAGCTCGGTCGCATCCTTCGGCGCTGCGCTGCTGACTGCCGTTGCGCTAGCGAACGCGCTACGACTGCACTAG
- the LOC120905792 gene encoding lipase 3-like — MRSVMVYSVAAAVLLLVVAVSEAQIHPDIIEDAHLDSIGLLRKYGYPAEEHIIETDDGYLLGVHRCPGSPLSPPAPGKPVVLLQHGMLSSSADYILMGPDTSLAYMLADAGYDVWMGNARGNRYSRRHRFRSNTTQTFWDFSWHEVGSIDIPNMIDYILVRTGQQSLQYVGHSQGTTAYWVMMSQHPYYNRRIKSMHALAPAAYMHNTRSPYVLFLATFLYTTDLMLQMMGTWWFEPTNEMDIQGGLQNCHDGAPFQDMCSINTFLIAGFNTEEVNSTMLPVIHAHSPAGASTMQMIHHAQTIRSRIFRQYDHGPMNMVRYGQLTPPVYNLANVQAPTLLYHSTNDWLAAPADVELLYRELPNVVKRYLVPLPAFNHLDFVWAINVRSLLYNELLADLRAYV, encoded by the exons ATGAGGAGTGTGATGGTGTATAGTGTGGCGGCAGcagtgctgttgctggtggtggccgTATCGGAGGCCCAGATTCATCCGGACATCATTGAAGATGCTCATCTAGACTCG ATTGGTCTGCTGCGTAAGTATGGCTACCCGGCAGAGGAGCATATCATCGAAACGGACGACGGCTATCTGCTGGGCGTGCACCGTTGCCCGGGCAGCCCGCTGTCGCCACCGGCCCCGGGCAAACCGGTCGTACTGCTGCAGCACGGTATGCTGAGCTCGTCCGCCGACTACATCCTGATGGGGCCGGACACCAGCCTGGCGTACATGCTGGCCGACGCCGGGTACGACGTGTGGATGGGCAATGCGCGCGGCAACCGGTACTCACGGCGGCATCGCTTCCGCAGCAACACGACGCAAACGTTCTGGGACTTTTCGTGGCACGAGGTCGGCAGCATCGACATCCCGAACATGATCGACTACATACTGGTGCGGACGGGGCAGCAGTCGCTGCAGTACGTTGGCCACTCGCAGGGTACGACCGCGTACTGGGTGATGATGTCGCAGCATCCGTACTACAATCGGCGCATCAAGAGCATGCACGCACTGGCGCCGGCCGCCTACATGCACAACACGCGCAGCCCGTACGTGCTGTTCCTCGCGACCTTCCTGTACACGACCGACCTGATGCTGCAGATGATGGGCACGTGGTGGTTCGAGCCGACCAACGAGATGGACATCCAGGGCGGGCTGCAGAACTGCCACGACGGTGCACCGTTCCAGGACATGTGCTCGATCAACACGTTCCTGATTGCGGGCTTCAACACGGAGGAAGTCAACTCG ACCATGCTGCCCGTCATCCATGCCCACTCGCCCGCCGGTGCCTCGACGATGCAGATGATCCACCACGCACAGACGATCCGGTCGCGCATCTTCAGACAGTACGATCACGGGCCGATGAACATGGTCCGTTACGGGCAGCTAACGCCGCCGGTCTACAACCTGGCCAACGTGCAGGCACCGACACTGCTCTACCACAGCACGAACGATTGGCTGGCCGCACCGGCCGACGTGGAGCTGCTGTATCGCGAGCTGCCGAACGTGGTGAAGCGCTACCTGGTGCCGCTGCCAGCCTTCAACCATCTCGATTTTGTGTGGGCCATCAACGTGCGATCGCTGCTGTACAACGAACTGCTGGCTGATCTGAGGGCGTACGTGTAA
- the LOC120897935 gene encoding cytochrome P450 6a2-like — protein sequence MVAFTWLLVLCAIVLTGVAVRVFLRRRQTFWQRHGIPAARHPHPLYGNVGGLVTKHHTATVLQRLYREFRERKLPAGGFNLYFSPVLLVVDRQLIERVLVKDFAQFQNRGLYASATVNPLSSETLFSVAGERWHRMRQQLRPALGSSSVRTMFATTARIAQTLVVYIGAQSRRRDLEWTDLMARYATDVIGSCAFGIDCRTIRDPGSEFRAMGHRAFRCSLRRMWKLRFGYACRRIADAMRLCVSEPSVEQFFLQLCQSTVLHRESYQVVKRDFLQQLLEMKANGALDMRQVAGQCYSFFIAGFETSASLLSFCLYELAKHGAVQDRLRGSIVAALDETDGQLSYDMVMALGYLDQVVKETLRMYPPVDFLFRVASNDYPIDEFGTIPQGTLLVVPVHALHRDPAYYPQPDVYNPDRFAAGSKLSGASKNRAPFMPFGLGPRHCIGDTFGLMLVKVGLVAMVRSFRFTLDVDRTPENVTFKPRSLVLAAGSGMYLNVERV from the exons ATGGTCGCGTTTACGTGGTTGCTGGTTTTGTGTGCGATTGTGCTGACCGGTGTCGCGGTTCGCGTGTTTCTGCGAAGACGCCAAACCTTCTGGCAGCGGCACGGCATACCGGCGGCTCGCCATCCCCACCCGCTGTACGGCAATGTGGGCGGGCTGGTGACGAAGCACCACACTGCCACGGTGCTGCAGCGGCTGTATCGGGAGTTCCGCGAGCGCAAGCTACCGGCCGGTGGATTCAACCTGTACTTCTCGCCCGTGCTGCTCGTCGTCGATCGGCAGCTGATTGAGCGGGTGCTGGTGAAAGATTTCGCACAGTTTCAAAACCGTGGCCTGTACGCGAGTGCCACGGTGAATCCGCTGAGCAGTGAGACGCTCTTCTCGGTGGCGGGCGAACGATGGCACCGCATGCGACAGCAGCTGCGGCCGGCGCTTGGGTCGAGCAGTGTGCGTACCATGTTCGCAACGACGGCGCGCATCGCCCAGACGCTGGTGGTGTACATTGGGGCACAGAGCCGCCGGCGGGATCTGGAGTGGACCGACCTGATGGCACGGTACGCGACGGACGTGATCGGCAGCTGCGCGTTCGGTATCGACTGTCGGACGATACGCGACCCGGGCTCGGAGTTCCGGGCGATGGGACACCGTGCGTTCCGGTGCAGCTTGCGGCGGATGTGGAAGCTGCGGTTCGGGTACGCCTGCCGGCGGATTGCCGACGCGATGCGGCTGTGCGTGAGTGAGCCATCGGTGGAGCAGTTCTTCCTGCAGCTGTGCCAGTCGACGGTGCTGCACCGCGAGAGCTACCAGGTGGTGAAGCGCGACtttctgcagcagctgctggagATGAAGGCGAACGGGGCGCTCGACATGCGGCAGGTGGCTGGCCAGTGCTATTCGTTCTTCATTGCCGGGTTCGAGACGTCCGCCAGCCTGCTCAGCTTCTGTCTGTACGAGCTGGCCAAGCATGGGGCGGTGCAGGACAGGCTGCGTGGCAGCATCGTGGCAGCACTGGACGAAACCGATGGTCAGCTAAGCTACGATATGGTGATGGCGCTTGGATATCTCGATCAGGTGGTGAAGG AAACACTGCGAATGTATCCACCGGTTGATTTCCTGTTCCGTGTCGCCAGCAATGACTATCCCATTGACGAGTTTGGGACCATCCCGCAGGGCACACTGTTGGTCGTTCCCGTCCACGCGCTACACCGTGATCCCGCCTACTATCCTCAGCCGGACGTGTACAATCCGGACCGGTTTGCCGCCGGTTCCAAGCTATCCGGCGCGTCGAAAAATCGCGCACCCTTTATGCCGTTCGGACTCGGGCCACGGCACTGTATCGGGGACACCTTCGGGCTGATGCTGGTGAAGGTCGGCTTGGTGGCAATGGTGCGATCGTTCCGCTTCACGCTGGACGTGGATCGTACGCCGGAAAACGTTACATTTAAGCCGCGTTCGCTTGTCCTAGCCGCTGGCAGCGGTATGTACCTGAACGTGGAGAGAGTTTGA
- the LOC120897938 gene encoding uncharacterized protein LOC120897938 isoform X2, which produces MVTKTTAENKCVTVVAAAGVKLIATMEPVLKCVPCFHDSYALTKDELNKYIDDPWWIKMRYCCFATCWIVCLIALAISLYIAADALQHDVCLTPLTNNGTSLGPADLSISTNAIPLVADGAVSTPPSSIVFTLLNQPTS; this is translated from the exons ATGGTTACTAAAACGACAGCAGAGAACAAATGCGTAACAGTCGTAGCAGCCGCTGGCGTTAAATTAATAGCAACGATGGAGCCCGTGTTGAAGTGTGTCCCCTGCTTCCA CGACAGCTACGCACTGACGAAGGATGAGCTGAATAAGTACATTGACGACCCCTGGTGGATCAAGATGCGGTACTGTTGCTTTGCTACCTGCTGGATCGTATGTCTGATTGCGCTCGCCATCTCGCTGTACATTGCAGCGGATGCGCTGCAGCACGACGTCTGCCTTACGCCGCTGACGAACAACGGAACGTCCCTCGGCCCGGCCGACCTCAGCATCAGCACCAACGCCATTCCGCTCGTGGCGGACGGTGCGGTGAGCACGCCGCCCTCTTCGATCGTGTTTACCCTGCTGAACCAACCAACGTCGTAG
- the LOC120897938 gene encoding uncharacterized protein LOC120897938 isoform X1, which yields MTINERTTLLPKEYQKTYSIAIPQDDLNNNVSNITDDNGVLCEYDSYALTKDELNKYIDDPWWIKMRYCCFATCWIVCLIALAISLYIAADALQHDVCLTPLTNNGTSLGPADLSISTNAIPLVADGAVSTPPSSIVFTLLNQPTS from the exons ATGACGATCAACGAGCGTACGACGCTGCTGCCGAAGGAGTACCAGAAGACGTACAGCATCGCCATCCCGCAGGACGATCTGAACAACAATGTCAGCAACATCACCGACGACAATGGCGTACTATGCGAGTA CGACAGCTACGCACTGACGAAGGATGAGCTGAATAAGTACATTGACGACCCCTGGTGGATCAAGATGCGGTACTGTTGCTTTGCTACCTGCTGGATCGTATGTCTGATTGCGCTCGCCATCTCGCTGTACATTGCAGCGGATGCGCTGCAGCACGACGTCTGCCTTACGCCGCTGACGAACAACGGAACGTCCCTCGGCCCGGCCGACCTCAGCATCAGCACCAACGCCATTCCGCTCGTGGCGGACGGTGCGGTGAGCACGCCGCCCTCTTCGATCGTGTTTACCCTGCTGAACCAACCAACGTCGTAG
- the LOC120897932 gene encoding cytochrome P450 6a2-like, with amino-acid sequence MELLTLTLSLLVALATGLYLFVRNRYNYWSNRQFPTLPNQKLLFGHVKGINTERHASYISSEIYRELKKRGDAFGGFNLFVIPAVMAIDPEFIKTILVKDFHIFHDRGLFSDPEIDPLSGTLFALQGKAWKILRQKLTPTFTSGKMKQMFATVLEVAERLGQHVATHTGQMEMKDVLARYTTDVIGTCAFGIECNTLRNPDSDFLKYGNKVFEQKVSTMIKIILVLMGRKISSKFTLKITDADVETFFMNLVRETVEYRERNNVKRNDFLNLLLQIKNTGKLWEGEEDHIGKGEVGMTMNELAAQVFIFFLAGFETSSTTMNFCLYELAKHPDIQERLRREIERAVEENGGELTYDVVMGTEYLNWVVDETLRKYPPLETVTRAPEHDYTVPGTAHVIPKGTMIQIPIYALHHDAQYYPDPERFDPERFRPEVANARPAYVYMPFGEGPRICIGLRFGMMQTKVGLITLLRQFRFSPTEQTPDRIRFMPNVFVLSPDSGNYLEVEKL; translated from the exons ATGGAGCTCTTGACCTTGACTTTGTCGTTGCTGGTCGCGCTCGCGACCGGGCTGTATCTGTTTGTGCGCAACCGGTACAATTACTGGAGCAACCGTCAGTTTCCCACCCTGCCCAACCAAAAGCTACTGTTTGGCCACGTGAAAGGTATTAATACGGAGCGGCACGCTTCGTACATCTCGAGTGAAATCTATCGCGAGCTTAAGAAGCGTGGTGATGCATTTGGCGGCTTCAACTTGTTCGTCATACCGGCGGTAATGGCGATCGATCCGGAGTTCATCAAAACGATACTCGTCAAAGATTTCCACATCTTTCACGACCGGGGTCTGTTCAGCGATCCCGAGATAGATCCACTGTCCGGCACGCTGTTCGCGCTGCAGGGCAAGGCGTGGAAGATCCTGCGCCAGAAGCTCACGCCCACCTTCACGTCCGGCAAGATGAAGCAAATGTTTGCCACGGTGCTGGAGGTGGCCGAGCGGTTGGGCCAGCACGTGGCCACGCACACCGGCCAGATGGAGATGAAGGACGTGCTGGCCCGCTACACGACCGATGTGATCGGGACGTGCGCGTTCGGCATCGAGTGCAATACGCTGCGCAACCCGGACTCGGACTTTCTCAAGTACGGCAACAAAGTGTTCGAGCAGAAGGTGTCCACCATGATCAAGATCATTTTGGTGCTGATGGGGCGAAAGATTTCGAGCAAGTTTACGCTCAAAATTACCGACGCCGATGTGGAAACGTTCTTCATGAATCTGGTGCGCGAAACGGTCGAGTATCGGGAGCGGAACAATGTGAAGCGCAACGATTTCCTgaacctgctgctgcagatCAAAAACACTGGCAAGCTGTGGGAAGGGGAGGAGGACCACATTGGCAAAGGGGAGGTCGGCATGACGATGAACGAGCTGGCGGCGCAGGTGtttatcttctttttggcCGGCTTCGAGACGTCCTCGACCACGATGAACTTCTGTCTGTACGAGCTGGCCAAGCACCCGGACATCCAGGAGCGGTTGAGGCGGGAAATCGAGCGTGCGGTGGAGGAGAACGGTGGCGAGCTGACGTACGATGTTGTGATGGGTACGGAGTACCTCAACTGGGTCGTGGATG AAACGCTGCGCAAGTATCCGCCGCTGGAAACGGTTACGCGTGCGCCCGAGCATGATTACACCGTCCCCGGCACGGCGCACGTCATCCCGAAGGGCACGATGATACAGATACCGATCTACGCGCTGCACCACGACGCCCAGTACTATCCCGACCCGGAACGGTTCGATCCGGAGCGGTTCCGGCCGGAGGTAGCGAATGCACGGCCCGCGTACGTGTACATGCCGTTCGGCGAGGGACCGCGCATCTGTATCGGGCTGCGGTTCGGAATGATGCAGACGAAGGTGGGCCTGATCACGCTGCTGCGGCAGTTCCGATTTTCGCCGACGGAGCAAACGCCCGACCGTATCCGGTTTATGCCGAACGTGTTTGTGCTGTCGCCGGACAGTGGGAACTATCTGGAGGTGGAGAAGCTTTGA
- the LOC120897929 gene encoding probable cytochrome P450 6a14 gives MSLLGVLLLGVVLLLSLAYLFLRSKHNYWRSRGFPCKPSPSLLYGQMQGNGTTRHAAYVTQEIYRYAQDRGERYMGYSFFFMPIVMVCDIELVKTVLVKDFAVFHDRGMYSNPRADPLSGNLFALEGHEWRALRQKLTPTFTSGRMKQMFGTMLQVATELHRHLLEQVDRELEMKAVLARFTTDVIGTCAFGIECNTLRNPDSDFLKYGRRVFEHRMLAMVKMTFAMLFRAQAVKLGVKVTDDDLEAFFMNLVHDTVEHRERNGVQRNDFLNLLLQIKNKGCLEEQEQDGLALADRTGMTMNELAAQVFIFFVAGFETSSTVMNFCLYELAKNPHIQERLRDELNRSIDANGGELTYDMVMGHEYLGQVVNETLRKYPPLETTLRVAGQDYTIPGTRHVIPRHVGVQIPVYAIHHDPAHYPEPECFDPDRFSAEACRTRTPYTFLPFGEGPRVCIGMRFGMMQVKVGLVSMVRAFRFLPTAQTPDRIVFDPKSFILSPAGGNYLRIEQV, from the exons ATGTCACTGCTCGGCGTGCTACTGCTCGGTGTGGTGTTGCTCTTATCGCTCGCGTATCTGTTTCTGCGCAGCAAGCACAACTACTGGCGCAGCCGAGGCTTTCCCTGCAAGCCCAGCCCGAGCCTGCTGTACGGGCAGATGCAGGGCAACGGAACCACCCGGCATGCGGCGTACGTGACGCAGGAAATCTACCGCTACGCCCAGGACCGCGGAGAACGCTACATGGGCTACAGCTTTTTCTTCATGCCGATAGTGATGGTGTGCGATATCGAGCTGGTAAAGACGGTGCTGGTGAAGGATTTCGCCGTGTTTCACGATCGCGGCATGTACAGCAACCCGCGGGCGGACCCACTGTCCGGCAATCTGTTCGCGCTGGAAGGACACGAGTGGCGTGCGCTGCGGCAGAAGCTTACGCCGACGTTCACGTCCGGCCGGATGAAGCAAATGTTCGGCACCATGCTGCAGGTGGCGACGGAACTGCACCGCCATCTGCTCGAGCAGGTCGACCGGGAGCTGGAGATGAAGGCGGTGCTGGCCCGCTTCACCACCGACGTGATCGGGACGTGCGCGTTTGGCATCGAGTGCAATACGCTGCGGAATCCGGACTCGGACTTTCTCAAGTACGGGCGGCGGGTGTTCGAGCATCGCATGCTGGCGATGGTGAAGATGACCTTTGCGATGCTGTTCCGGGCGCAGGCCGTGAAGCTGGGCGTCAAGGTGACGGACGATGATTTGGAAGCGTTCTTCATGAACCTCGTCCACGACACGGTGGAGCACCGGGAGCGGAACGGTGTGCAGCGGAACGATTTCCTgaacctgctgctgcagatCAAGAACAAGGGCTGCCTGGAGGAGCAGGAACAGGATGGGTTGGCGTTGGCGGACCGCACCGGAATGACGATGAACGAGCTGGCCGCGCAGGTGTTTATCTTTTTCGTCGCCGGCTTCGAAACGTCCTCGACCGTGATGAACTTCTGTCTGTACGAGCTGGCGAAGAATCCGCACATCCAGGAGCGGCTGCGGGACGAGCTGAACCGTTCGATCGATGCGAATGGGGGCGAGCTGACGTACGACATGGTGATGGGACACGAGTATCTCGGACAGGTGGTGAACG AAACGCTGCGCAAGTATCCGCCGCTCGAAACGACGCTGCGCGTTGCGGGACAGGATTACACCATACCAGGCACCCGGCACGTCATACCGCGCCATGTCGGAGTGCAGATCCCGGTGTACGCCATACATCACGACCCGGCCCACTATCCCGAGCCGGAGTGTTTCGATCCGGACCGCTTCTCGGCGGAAGCGTGCCGAACCCGGACACCGTACACGTTTCTGCCGTTCGGCGAGGGGCCCCGAGTGTGCATCGGTATGCGGTTCGGCATGATGCAGGTGAAGGTGGGTCTGGTGAGCATGGTGCGTGCGTTCCGCTTCCTCCCAACGGCACAAACACCGGACCGCATCGTGTTCGATCCGAAATCGTTCATACTCTCACCTGCGGGGGGTAATTATTTGCGCATCGAGCAGGTGTGA
- the LOC120897937 gene encoding cell wall protein DAN4-like isoform X1 encodes MDLLRAVVLAALAVGMVTSGPVNDVRSGPIIIDAQLAAAAAKEGRLMYDGGAVQADDGQVANTPEIGFDDTPSTTTEEIPTTTEEITTTVEPTTTLEQTTTTAQPTTTLEPTTTTSEPTTTTEPITTTNEPTTTTELTTTTTEPVTTTNEPTTTTEQTTTTTEPTTTTELTTTTSEQTTTTIESTTTTEPTTTTTAEQTTTSVQAPTTTTEEATTTTAQPATTTTAEPTTTVAQTTTTAAPTTTSTEAAPSTTTTAASTTSTTSEPSSTTTDAPVTDAPTTTTLEPETTTQGASSVASFGAALLTAVALANALRLH; translated from the exons ATGGATCTTCTTCGTGCCGTGGTGTTGGCCGCCCTGGCCGTGGGAATGGTGACGAGTGGGCCGGTAAATGATGTGAG GAGTGGACCGATAATTATCGATGCTcaattagcagcagcagcagcaaaggaagGTCGTTTGATGTACGACGGTGGTGCGGTGCAAGCAGATGATG GGCAGGTAGCAAACACTCCAGAAATAGGGTTTGACGATACACCTAGCACGACGACTGAGGAGATACCTACGACAACTGAGGAAATTACTACGACCGTCGAACCAACAACGACTCTTGAGCAAACTACTACGACAGCACAGCCAACTACGACTCTGGAGCCAACAACCACGACATCAGAGCCAACAACAACTACTGAGCCAATTACTACAACAAATGAGCCAACTACAACTACTGAGctaactactactactactgagCCAGTTACTACAACAAATGAGCCTACTACAACTACTGAGCAGACTACCACGACAACAGAGCCAACTACAACTACTGAGCTAACTACTACGACTTCTGAGCAGACTACCACGACAATAGAGTCAACTACAACAACTGAGCCAACTACTACGACCACTGCCGAGCAGACAACCACGTCCGTGCAGGCCCCTACCACCACAACGGAGGAGGCCACAACTACGACCGCTCAGCCTGCCACGACCACCACAGCTGAACCGACAACGACTGTCGCGCAAACTACTACCACCGCCGCGCCTACTACGACGTCTACAGAAGCGGCTCCGTCCACGACGACCACTGCAGCCAGCACGACATCGACCACATCCGAGCCATCGTCGACGACTACCGACGCGCCGGTAACCGATGCACCGACCACTACCACGCTCGAACCGGAAACGACAACGCAGGGCGCCAGCTCGGTCGCATCCTTCGGCGCTGCGCTGCTGACTGCCGTTGCGCTAGCGAACGCGCTACGACTGCACTAG